A section of the Teredinibacter franksiae genome encodes:
- a CDS encoding cellulose binding domain-containing protein — MFLTKNYYLALVGLALGLLANYGHTLTCSASSDSWNNGHVTTVTVINNGSSSVSSWNVKVHFDSAPNIKGSWNVELHTVGNTVEAKSIGWNGNLSPGQSTSFGIQGTHSGSFLNPSCSSGDNPGPGLELGPITLEMRSYKKPCFGMFQRLCNITDNNGHFFYAPIERFNFSWGHQYNLLVDATEIENPPMDASNIRYVLTKVVSDIEDSVGTVYEYEQVELLEQTFTKRDGSYYFLRQPFQCSNEVNCDALIASNNSGRLVNVSFQYLGNGEIALTSWN, encoded by the coding sequence ATGTTTTTAACTAAAAATTATTATCTGGCCTTGGTCGGTTTAGCCTTAGGTTTACTTGCGAACTATGGCCATACATTAACGTGCTCGGCTTCTTCTGACTCATGGAATAATGGGCACGTAACAACCGTGACCGTTATAAACAACGGAAGCTCTTCCGTAAGTAGCTGGAACGTAAAAGTGCATTTTGATTCTGCGCCAAACATTAAGGGATCATGGAATGTCGAATTGCACACCGTAGGAAATACTGTTGAGGCTAAAAGTATTGGATGGAACGGGAACCTCTCCCCAGGCCAAAGTACAAGCTTTGGAATTCAGGGCACGCATAGCGGAAGTTTTCTAAACCCATCATGTTCGTCGGGCGATAACCCCGGCCCCGGCTTAGAGCTTGGCCCTATCACCTTGGAAATGCGGTCATATAAAAAGCCATGCTTTGGTATGTTTCAACGCCTATGTAACATAACTGATAACAACGGCCATTTCTTTTACGCTCCCATAGAGAGGTTCAACTTTTCCTGGGGCCATCAGTATAATCTTTTGGTGGATGCCACAGAAATTGAGAACCCGCCCATGGATGCATCCAATATTCGGTATGTGCTGACTAAAGTGGTATCTGATATTGAAGATAGCGTAGGGACAGTTTATGAGTATGAGCAGGTCGAATTGTTAGAGCAGACTTTCACCAAACGTGATGGAAGCTACTATTTCCTACGGCAGCCATTTCAATGCTCTAACGAAGTCAATTGTGATGCATTGATCGCATCAAATAACTCAGGTCGCTTGGTTAATGTCAGTTTTCAATACTTAGGAAATGGCGAAATAGCGCTTACCAGCTGGAATTAA
- a CDS encoding type I restriction endonuclease subunit R, whose translation MSKVGQRERVTQNRVVQLFQKQLDYHYYGDWQDRANSTNVEESYLRPWLAMQGVDEALITNAIRQFKQAATMGDGKKLYHANQEVYSLLRYGVKVRQGQGENTKTIWLIDWNNPHNNEFAIVEEVTVKGKNTKRPDIVIYVNGIALGVIELKRSSVSVTEGIRQNLDNQKKTFIRDFFSTMQLVMAGNDTEGLRYGTIETPEKHFYSWKEENPHYNPDVDDRSLKHLSVHTVNAADDSSNLDVLDFDIINLCQKERFLEIIHNFIVFDVGVKKTCRHNQYFGVKASQTRVQGGEGGIIWHTQGSGKSLTMVWLAKWIREHIDNPRVLVITDRTELDEQIEGVFAGVDEEISRSKNGAGLIAELNQAEPWLMCSLVHKFGRKTKDKHKDDEDDKATDDYLAALTKSLPKDFSAKGNLFVFVDECHRTQSGKLHKAMTALLPEAIFVGFTGTPLLKKDKQKSIEVFGSFIHTYKFDEAVADGVVLDLQYEARDIDQYIRSPEKVDDWFEVNTRGLTDMAKVQLKQRWGTMQKVLSSQDRLEMIVNDIWKDMKIKPRLADGRGNAMLVCASIYQACKVYELFSKTELKGKCAIVTSYLPSPNDIKGEETGAGATEKLHQYEIYQQMLADYFEVPKEEAINKAEEFEKKVKAQFKKEPGQMRLLIVVDKLLTGFDAPSATYLYIDKKMQDHGLFQAICRVNRLDGDDKEYGYIIDYKDLFHSLETSIGDYTSGAFDDYDKEDVAGLLTNRLDKSKEKLEEAREAIKALCEPVLHPKTLIDYLRYFCGDVANSEDLRLNEAKRVSLYKNVAALVRAYSNMANEMEAAGYSAKQAKDIKAEVEHFAHMRQEIKIASQDEVDMKQYEPAMRRLLDTYVKADDSEVVIDFEQLGLIELIVEKAKQNPTKPGSKKVPEAMAETIENNVRKVIIDGQPINPKYYEKMSELLDALIAQRREDAISYEEYLQKVKALAQSVRQPEGSVNYPRSIDTRGKQSLYDNYGQDEILVTKIDTAVHATKKDGWKSNPIKTRNVKYAVEEQAAGYSVEIDPLMDLIKNQSEYD comes from the coding sequence ATGAGTAAAGTTGGCCAACGAGAACGCGTTACCCAAAACCGGGTAGTGCAGCTTTTCCAAAAGCAATTGGATTACCACTATTACGGTGATTGGCAAGATCGCGCGAATAGTACCAATGTCGAAGAAAGCTATTTGCGCCCATGGCTGGCAATGCAGGGCGTGGATGAGGCTCTAATCACTAATGCCATTCGTCAATTCAAACAAGCGGCGACCATGGGCGATGGTAAAAAGCTCTACCATGCCAATCAAGAGGTTTACAGCTTATTGCGTTACGGGGTAAAGGTTCGCCAAGGGCAGGGCGAAAACACCAAAACTATATGGCTAATCGATTGGAATAATCCCCATAACAACGAGTTCGCCATTGTTGAAGAGGTAACGGTTAAAGGTAAAAACACCAAACGCCCCGATATTGTTATTTATGTTAATGGTATTGCTTTGGGTGTGATTGAACTTAAGCGTTCTTCCGTTTCTGTTACCGAAGGCATCCGCCAAAATTTAGATAACCAAAAAAAGACTTTTATTCGCGATTTTTTTAGCACTATGCAATTGGTTATGGCGGGTAACGATACCGAAGGTTTACGTTACGGCACCATCGAAACACCCGAAAAACATTTTTACAGCTGGAAGGAAGAGAACCCACACTATAACCCGGATGTGGATGATCGCAGCCTTAAGCATTTATCGGTACACACTGTAAATGCCGCCGATGATTCTTCGAATCTAGATGTTCTCGATTTCGATATTATTAACCTTTGCCAAAAAGAACGCTTCTTAGAGATTATTCATAACTTTATTGTGTTTGATGTGGGCGTTAAAAAGACCTGTCGGCACAATCAATACTTTGGAGTAAAAGCCTCGCAAACGCGGGTGCAAGGCGGTGAGGGCGGCATTATTTGGCATACCCAAGGTTCGGGTAAAAGCTTAACCATGGTGTGGCTGGCTAAATGGATTCGAGAACATATTGATAATCCGCGAGTTTTAGTAATTACTGACCGCACCGAGTTAGACGAGCAAATTGAAGGCGTGTTTGCCGGTGTAGATGAAGAGATTAGCCGCTCAAAAAATGGTGCGGGTTTGATTGCCGAGCTAAACCAAGCCGAGCCATGGTTGATGTGTTCCCTAGTGCATAAATTTGGGCGCAAAACCAAAGATAAGCATAAAGATGACGAAGACGATAAAGCAACGGATGATTACCTTGCGGCGCTCACCAAAAGCCTACCCAAAGATTTTAGCGCCAAGGGCAATCTATTCGTGTTTGTGGATGAATGTCATCGTACCCAATCCGGTAAATTACACAAAGCTATGACCGCACTGTTACCGGAAGCTATATTTGTGGGTTTTACCGGTACGCCTTTACTTAAAAAAGACAAGCAAAAAAGCATTGAAGTGTTTGGCTCGTTTATTCACACCTACAAATTTGATGAAGCCGTGGCCGATGGCGTAGTGTTGGATTTACAGTACGAAGCCCGCGATATTGACCAATACATTCGCTCACCCGAAAAGGTCGATGATTGGTTTGAGGTTAACACCCGTGGCTTAACGGATATGGCCAAGGTGCAATTAAAGCAGCGCTGGGGCACCATGCAAAAAGTGCTGTCTAGCCAAGATCGTTTAGAAATGATTGTGAACGATATTTGGAAGGACATGAAAATTAAACCCCGCCTAGCCGATGGGCGCGGTAACGCCATGTTGGTATGCGCCAGTATTTATCAGGCGTGTAAGGTGTATGAGCTGTTTAGCAAAACAGAATTAAAAGGCAAGTGCGCCATTGTGACCAGTTACCTGCCGTCACCCAATGATATTAAAGGCGAAGAGACCGGCGCAGGTGCAACCGAAAAACTGCACCAATACGAAATATACCAGCAAATGCTGGCCGACTACTTTGAAGTACCCAAAGAAGAAGCCATTAATAAAGCTGAAGAGTTTGAGAAAAAAGTAAAAGCCCAATTTAAAAAAGAGCCGGGGCAAATGCGCTTGTTAATTGTGGTGGATAAGCTGCTTACCGGTTTTGATGCGCCCTCGGCAACTTATTTATACATCGACAAAAAAATGCAAGATCACGGTTTGTTTCAGGCAATTTGCCGCGTGAACCGTTTGGATGGTGACGATAAAGAATACGGTTATATTATCGATTACAAAGATTTATTTCACAGCTTGGAAACCTCCATTGGTGACTACACCAGCGGCGCTTTTGACGACTACGATAAAGAAGACGTAGCAGGCTTACTCACCAACCGCTTGGATAAGAGTAAAGAGAAGCTAGAAGAGGCGCGAGAGGCCATCAAGGCCTTATGTGAGCCTGTACTGCACCCCAAAACTCTCATTGATTACCTTCGATACTTTTGTGGCGATGTGGCCAACAGCGAAGACTTGCGGTTAAACGAAGCCAAGCGTGTATCTCTGTACAAAAACGTTGCGGCCTTAGTACGTGCGTATTCCAACATGGCCAACGAAATGGAAGCAGCGGGTTACAGTGCCAAACAAGCGAAAGACATAAAAGCCGAAGTAGAGCACTTTGCTCATATGCGACAAGAAATCAAAATTGCCTCGCAAGACGAAGTTGATATGAAACAATACGAACCCGCCATGCGCCGCCTGTTAGACACCTACGTTAAAGCCGACGACAGCGAAGTAGTGATCGATTTTGAGCAATTGGGCCTTATAGAGCTAATTGTCGAAAAAGCCAAACAAAACCCCACTAAGCCAGGCAGTAAAAAAGTGCCCGAGGCCATGGCCGAAACCATTGAAAATAATGTGCGTAAAGTCATTATCGACGGTCAGCCGATTAACCCTAAATACTACGAAAAGATGTCTGAATTGCTGGATGCATTAATCGCGCAACGCAGGGAAGATGCCATCAGTTATGAGGAGTATCTGCAAAAGGTAAAAGCGCTAGCTCAAAGTGTACGCCAGCCGGAAGGCTCGGTTAATTACCCGCGATCTATCGATACGCGGGGCAAGCAGTCCCTGTACGACAACTATGGCCAAGATGAAATCCTAGTCACAAAAATAGATACCGCTGTTCACGCTACAAAAAAAGACGGCTGGAAGTCTAACCCTATCAAAACCCGTAATGTTAAATATGCTGTTGAAGAACAGGCGGCCGGTTACAGTGTTGAAATTGATCCCTTAATGGATCTCATAAAAAATCAGTCGGAATACGATTAA
- a CDS encoding histone deacetylase family protein, which produces MKNRLVYSSGYDFSVMGLGKLHPFDAKKFSKAWKRLKANFHDLEKYQISPKNMASNELLELVHTPDYLVSLEKSSSIAQVIELGLLRLAPAGMLNRNLINPIRLATQGTRLAAEYAVKNQTTVMNLGGGYHHAFSDRGEGFCFFADAALAINTLKADGLLQQDDLVAMIDLDAHRGNGFESFFKNDPSVTIFDMYNFQVYPGMHTGDIDKFPFMVPLKSRTAGESYLEFLKEELPRFLRTLNTAKLVFYNAGSDILAGDPLGALNVSFEHVVERDRYVLEALKKIAAPTVVLTSGGYTGESHKLVAECAKLVLTD; this is translated from the coding sequence ATGAAAAACCGATTGGTTTACTCAAGCGGCTACGATTTTAGCGTAATGGGGCTAGGCAAGCTGCATCCCTTCGACGCAAAAAAATTCAGTAAAGCGTGGAAACGGTTAAAGGCAAATTTTCACGATTTGGAAAAATACCAAATTTCTCCAAAAAATATGGCAAGCAATGAGCTGCTTGAGCTGGTGCACACGCCTGACTACCTCGTATCTCTGGAAAAATCATCTTCAATTGCGCAGGTAATCGAGCTTGGTTTACTTCGCTTGGCTCCGGCGGGTATGCTCAACCGGAATTTAATAAACCCGATCCGCCTGGCAACACAAGGTACACGGCTAGCCGCTGAATACGCCGTTAAAAACCAAACTACAGTCATGAATCTAGGTGGCGGTTATCACCATGCCTTTTCTGATCGTGGTGAAGGCTTCTGTTTTTTCGCCGATGCAGCACTCGCAATAAATACATTGAAAGCAGATGGCTTGCTTCAGCAGGATGATCTTGTTGCTATGATCGATTTAGATGCGCATAGAGGCAACGGTTTTGAATCGTTCTTCAAAAATGATCCTAGCGTTACTATTTTTGATATGTACAATTTCCAAGTATACCCAGGCATGCACACAGGGGACATTGACAAATTTCCCTTTATGGTGCCACTAAAAAGCAGGACGGCTGGAGAGAGCTATCTCGAATTTTTGAAAGAAGAATTGCCACGGTTTTTGCGTACGCTGAACACAGCAAAATTAGTGTTCTACAACGCGGGTAGCGATATATTGGCTGGGGATCCTCTCGGGGCGCTAAATGTTTCTTTTGAGCATGTTGTCGAGCGAGATCGGTATGTGCTTGAGGCGCTTAAAAAAATAGCGGCTCCTACAGTGGTATTGACTAGTGGCGGATATACAGGGGAGTCTCACAAGCTTGTTGCAGAGTGTGCGAAGCTGGTATTGACTGATTAA
- a CDS encoding cellulose-binding domain-containing protein produces the protein MKIIESIILRNKTAVLCASFLCVASSSSIAADVDVNGNTEHQTIRGFGGHNGVDWIPDLTAGQIDTAFGTGTDQVGLSIMRMRISPLPQRWDNQVPAAKRAKQKGAILFATPWTPPAYMKTNNSLVSGGKLKSEYYDDYATHLLDFANHMSSSGASLYAISIQNEPDWHPDYESAEWSGNDFSKFLRSEGSRFGSLKVIAPESLRFNKSYADPILNDSSAAQHLDIIGGHLYGVSTPPDYPLGRQKGKELWMTEHYTDSKNSANQWPLALDVGVELHKSMVANYNAYIWWYIRRSYGLITDDGKISQRGYIMSQYARYVRPGYVRIGATESPSSGVYVTAYKGPDGKVVVVAVNTTSSDKSLDINFRNLQVAELKKYTTSSSLNVDFGGTYSVNGGSTSAYIDPKSVATFVGTQTGSSSSSSSSSSSSSSSSSTGGAVYDGKNPLTIQENQQGFVGVDGSVDSNNSGYTGSGFANTDNSSGNGVDWSVSVPVSGTYTLEFRYANGSTTNRTGAVKANGDTVAQRVDFEGTGGWASWQTQSVRVQLNGGAQMLRLQATNNLGLGNIDFLKISGGSASSNSSSSSSSSSSSSSSSSSSSSSSSSSSSAGDCSGVNVYPNWTAKDWSGGDYNHAEGGDQMVYTGNLYQANWYTNSVPGSDASWALIASCN, from the coding sequence ATGAAAATAATAGAAAGCATTATTCTACGCAATAAAACAGCAGTTCTGTGTGCCTCATTTCTATGTGTGGCTTCTTCGAGTTCAATCGCAGCGGATGTTGATGTTAATGGCAACACTGAACATCAAACCATTCGAGGGTTTGGTGGGCATAACGGTGTTGACTGGATACCAGACCTTACCGCCGGTCAAATTGATACAGCATTCGGTACGGGAACCGATCAAGTAGGTTTAAGCATTATGCGCATGCGTATATCGCCCTTGCCTCAACGATGGGATAACCAGGTGCCCGCAGCAAAGCGTGCTAAGCAAAAGGGCGCGATTTTATTTGCTACCCCTTGGACACCTCCCGCTTATATGAAAACCAACAATAGCTTGGTATCCGGTGGTAAATTAAAATCCGAATATTACGATGACTATGCAACCCATTTATTGGATTTTGCGAATCATATGTCATCCAGCGGTGCATCCCTTTACGCAATTTCTATACAGAACGAACCCGATTGGCATCCAGACTATGAATCTGCAGAGTGGTCTGGAAATGATTTTTCCAAATTCTTGAGAAGTGAAGGTTCCCGTTTTGGATCTTTAAAAGTTATTGCACCAGAATCTTTACGGTTTAATAAATCCTACGCTGATCCGATTCTAAATGACAGCAGTGCAGCTCAGCATTTGGATATTATTGGGGGGCATTTATATGGTGTAAGTACACCTCCCGATTACCCTCTGGGCCGGCAAAAAGGCAAAGAGTTGTGGATGACCGAACATTACACCGACAGTAAAAATTCAGCAAACCAATGGCCATTGGCGTTGGATGTGGGTGTTGAATTGCACAAGAGCATGGTGGCCAATTACAACGCGTATATCTGGTGGTATATACGTCGTAGTTACGGCCTGATTACTGACGACGGAAAAATTAGCCAGCGCGGTTATATCATGTCCCAGTATGCGCGTTATGTGCGGCCTGGTTATGTGCGCATTGGTGCAACCGAATCGCCAAGTTCAGGTGTGTATGTAACGGCGTACAAGGGGCCAGATGGAAAAGTTGTTGTGGTAGCCGTTAATACAACCAGTAGCGATAAATCACTGGATATAAACTTTAGAAACTTGCAAGTCGCGGAGCTTAAAAAGTACACGACTTCATCATCACTCAATGTTGATTTTGGTGGTACTTATTCGGTTAATGGCGGTTCAACATCTGCGTATATCGATCCAAAAAGTGTAGCGACATTTGTTGGTACTCAAACCGGTAGTTCAAGTTCGTCCAGTAGCTCCTCGTCCAGTAGCTCTTCATCTAGTAGTACGGGTGGAGCCGTTTACGATGGAAAAAATCCACTGACTATTCAAGAAAACCAACAGGGGTTTGTTGGTGTAGACGGTTCAGTTGATTCAAACAACAGTGGCTATACAGGTAGTGGTTTTGCAAATACAGATAACAGCAGCGGTAACGGTGTCGATTGGTCTGTATCGGTGCCTGTAAGTGGTACTTATACTCTTGAATTCCGTTATGCCAACGGTTCTACAACAAACCGTACCGGTGCTGTAAAAGCGAATGGTGATACGGTTGCACAGCGTGTAGATTTCGAAGGTACAGGCGGTTGGGCTTCCTGGCAGACACAAAGTGTGCGGGTGCAATTGAATGGTGGAGCTCAGATGCTTCGATTACAAGCCACCAATAACTTGGGGTTAGGAAATATTGATTTCCTTAAAATATCCGGAGGCTCTGCATCTTCTAACTCCAGTAGCTCATCAAGTAGTTCGTCCAGCTCTTCAAGCTCGTCCAGTAGCTCGTCTTCTAGTTCCAGTAGTTCATCGTCTGCTGGCGATTGCAGCGGTGTAAATGTGTACCCGAATTGGACGGCCAAAGATTGGTCTGGTGGCGATTACAACCATGCTGAAGGTGGTGACCAAATGGTGTACACCGGTAATCTATATCAGGCTAACTGGTACACCAATTCTGTACCTGGAAGTGATGCCTCTTGGGCATTAATTGCTAGTTGTAATTAA
- a CDS encoding M48 family metallopeptidase, with the protein MVAPKHTITVSGIDVQIVRKGIKNLHLAVYPPNGHVRVAAPENITDDNVRLAVVSKLSWIKKQQQDFIDQPRQTERKYISGECHYYLGKRSRLEVIEREGKPEVRHLKSGKLKLFVKPGASLITKEKLITEWYRGQLKAAIPSLLEKWQPKVGKRVADWGIKKMRTKWGSCNIEQRRIWLNLELAKKPLECLEYIVVHELIHLHERNHNERFKLLMEKHLPNWQALQKLLNRAPLAHEDWEY; encoded by the coding sequence ATGGTTGCGCCAAAGCACACGATTACCGTTAGCGGTATTGATGTTCAGATTGTACGGAAAGGCATTAAAAACCTTCATCTTGCGGTGTACCCACCCAATGGCCATGTACGCGTGGCCGCACCGGAAAACATTACTGACGATAATGTGCGTTTGGCGGTGGTATCCAAATTAAGTTGGATTAAAAAGCAGCAGCAAGATTTTATAGACCAGCCCAGGCAAACAGAGCGCAAATATATTTCTGGCGAGTGCCATTATTATTTAGGTAAGCGTTCCCGTTTGGAAGTGATTGAGCGCGAAGGTAAGCCCGAAGTGCGACATTTAAAATCCGGTAAGCTTAAATTGTTCGTAAAGCCCGGTGCTAGCTTGATCACAAAAGAAAAGCTCATCACCGAATGGTACCGAGGCCAGCTAAAAGCCGCTATTCCAAGCCTGCTAGAAAAGTGGCAACCCAAGGTTGGTAAGCGGGTGGCTGATTGGGGTATCAAAAAAATGCGCACAAAATGGGGTAGCTGTAATATTGAACAACGCCGGATATGGTTGAATTTGGAGTTAGCCAAAAAACCGTTGGAGTGTTTGGAGTACATTGTTGTACACGAATTGATCCATTTGCATGAACGTAATCATAATGAGCGCTTTAAGCTGTTAATGGAAAAACACCTGCCTAATTGGCAGGCATTGCAAAAACTATTGAACAGAGCACCGTTAGCCCATGAAGACTGGGAGTATTGA
- a CDS encoding endo-1,4-beta-xylanase — MRFYKSLLGATALAATLLPVAVMGAGDGKHKHKSKHHVSQVESIADAAAKSRRLVGAAAGYSLLNNDPEFGQVLTQEFNYMTPENVGKWGPLQPGNADEWYFDAHDELVAYAEDNSMKYKGHALVWHSQAPSFINDELSAADLQAAIDNHILTTVGRYQGQIYAWDVVNEAIGDDGEFRDSVFYRTLGESYIAEAFYAADAADDSAKLYYNDYNIAGINAKSDKVFDMVKGLVEAGVPIDGVGFQMHLAASTAPSYNELVENFRRFAQLGLRINVSELDVRISNLPWDKATNLAIQRQVYHRVVSACMRVHKCEAITTWGISDQYSWIDYTFGADDPLPWNEQYQRKPAYYGMVDGFMGIRPDSETTMPNLIANGNAEANLDGWSSWTGELERTRVHGRKNGSAVKVTNRSDSWDGAIYDITHVVRPGQSYNAAIWARLDRQEKHKRKHKGEEETLQLNVKYQCANENAEYVGLAESSVRFHRWSRLTGEVNLPDCDLENVALYVSGGEIDTDIIVDRASLRPQTFVPSDIGYGPNIVSNGFFEENADGWFGFGDAQVDTTDIDAQSGAQSLQVSNRLAGWQGPATSLLEAATPGDTYELFSWVSVDGANAWVNATVKAGCADGDQYINITGQNVYAGTWTLMRGTFQVPECELSELTLYFEGPGAELDMFLDDVYVRKDLEASSDNIIENGGFENGTDGWQAWGGSSITTASDRAHSGDQSGLLTNRTGTWQGPVYNLLPDVVAGGTYEVNAWGMIEGASEDTLNITVKTACAAGGEAYHQLYSTTVNDTDWTDLKGSIVLPSCDLTQVFLYFDGPAAGVDIYIDDVEVTGTASPEPENLVSNAGFEDGLAGWVSWGGNLSITTDVAHEGSQSALLIQRAGSWEGPVYDLLSSGLDAGATYDISAWGRIAGASSDSMSITLKVTCDDGTSNYLWGGAGDVTDVAWAEIAGTVTVPDCTLTEASLYFGGPAQEVDVYLDNVQVVLAQ; from the coding sequence ATGCGCTTTTATAAGTCGTTACTTGGTGCAACCGCCTTGGCGGCCACCCTACTACCCGTCGCGGTAATGGGTGCTGGCGATGGCAAGCACAAGCACAAATCAAAACATCACGTCTCCCAGGTAGAATCCATTGCCGACGCAGCGGCAAAAAGCCGTCGCCTCGTCGGTGCGGCCGCAGGCTACAGCCTGCTGAACAATGACCCAGAATTCGGCCAGGTTCTCACTCAAGAATTCAATTACATGACACCCGAAAACGTGGGCAAATGGGGCCCATTACAGCCGGGAAATGCCGATGAGTGGTATTTCGATGCGCACGATGAGTTAGTGGCCTACGCCGAAGACAACAGCATGAAGTACAAAGGACACGCGCTGGTCTGGCACAGCCAGGCGCCCTCGTTTATCAACGACGAGCTAAGCGCAGCCGACTTACAGGCCGCCATCGACAACCATATATTGACCACTGTAGGCCGTTACCAAGGCCAGATATATGCGTGGGATGTGGTGAACGAGGCCATTGGCGACGATGGCGAATTCCGCGACTCCGTATTCTACCGTACGCTAGGGGAAAGCTACATTGCCGAGGCGTTTTACGCAGCCGATGCCGCTGACGACAGCGCCAAACTGTACTACAACGACTACAACATAGCGGGCATAAATGCCAAATCAGACAAAGTTTTTGACATGGTCAAAGGCCTTGTAGAAGCTGGTGTGCCCATCGACGGTGTGGGCTTTCAAATGCATCTAGCGGCTTCCACCGCACCGAGCTATAACGAACTGGTCGAAAACTTCCGCCGCTTTGCTCAGCTAGGCCTGCGCATCAACGTCAGTGAGCTGGATGTGCGCATCAGCAACCTCCCCTGGGACAAAGCCACCAACCTAGCCATTCAGCGCCAAGTCTATCACCGCGTGGTGTCTGCTTGTATGCGTGTTCACAAGTGTGAAGCAATCACAACCTGGGGTATTAGCGATCAGTACTCTTGGATTGACTACACTTTCGGCGCCGACGACCCGCTCCCGTGGAACGAGCAATACCAGAGAAAACCTGCTTATTACGGTATGGTCGACGGCTTTATGGGTATTCGCCCAGACAGCGAAACCACCATGCCTAACCTGATTGCCAACGGTAACGCCGAAGCCAACCTCGATGGCTGGAGTAGCTGGACTGGCGAACTGGAGCGCACCCGCGTACACGGGCGCAAGAACGGCAGCGCGGTGAAGGTAACCAACCGCAGCGATAGCTGGGACGGCGCCATTTACGATATCACCCATGTAGTGCGCCCCGGCCAAAGTTACAATGCGGCCATTTGGGCTCGCCTAGACCGCCAAGAAAAACACAAAAGAAAACATAAAGGGGAAGAAGAAACACTCCAGTTAAACGTAAAATACCAGTGTGCCAATGAAAACGCAGAATATGTTGGTTTAGCTGAATCCAGCGTGCGATTTCATCGATGGTCGCGCCTCACTGGGGAAGTTAATCTGCCCGACTGTGACCTGGAAAACGTGGCGCTCTACGTTTCTGGCGGCGAGATTGATACCGATATTATCGTCGACCGTGCCAGCCTGCGTCCGCAAACATTCGTACCCAGCGATATCGGTTACGGCCCCAACATTGTCAGCAATGGCTTTTTCGAAGAAAACGCCGATGGCTGGTTTGGTTTTGGTGATGCGCAAGTAGATACCACCGATATTGACGCCCAGAGCGGTGCTCAAAGCCTACAGGTTAGCAATCGACTGGCAGGCTGGCAGGGCCCGGCCACCAGCCTGTTGGAAGCGGCTACTCCCGGCGATACCTATGAACTGTTCAGTTGGGTTAGCGTGGATGGTGCTAACGCCTGGGTAAATGCCACCGTTAAAGCAGGCTGCGCCGATGGCGACCAGTACATCAACATAACCGGCCAGAACGTTTACGCCGGCACATGGACTTTGATGCGTGGCACTTTCCAAGTCCCTGAGTGTGAACTGTCTGAGTTGACCCTCTACTTCGAAGGCCCAGGTGCAGAGTTGGATATGTTCCTAGATGACGTCTACGTGCGTAAAGATCTAGAAGCCTCCAGCGATAACATCATCGAAAACGGCGGCTTCGAAAACGGAACCGATGGCTGGCAGGCCTGGGGTGGCTCGAGCATTACCACCGCCAGTGACCGCGCCCACAGCGGCGACCAAAGCGGCCTACTCACAAACCGCACCGGCACTTGGCAGGGCCCCGTATACAACCTGTTGCCTGACGTGGTTGCCGGTGGCACATACGAGGTAAACGCTTGGGGTATGATTGAAGGTGCCTCAGAAGACACCTTAAACATCACCGTGAAAACCGCATGCGCAGCCGGTGGCGAAGCGTATCACCAACTGTACTCCACCACTGTGAACGACACCGACTGGACAGACCTTAAAGGTAGTATTGTATTGCCCAGCTGCGATCTCACTCAGGTATTTCTTTACTTCGACGGCCCTGCAGCAGGAGTAGACATTTACATTGACGATGTTGAGGTTACCGGTACCGCTAGCCCGGAGCCAGAAAACCTAGTAAGTAATGCCGGCTTCGAAGATGGCCTAGCAGGCTGGGTAAGCTGGGGCGGCAATCTATCCATCACTACCGATGTTGCCCACGAAGGTAGCCAAAGTGCATTGCTGATACAGCGTGCCGGTAGTTGGGAAGGCCCGGTTTATGACCTGCTTTCCTCTGGCTTGGACGCCGGTGCCACATACGACATCAGCGCTTGGGGGCGTATTGCCGGCGCCAGCAGTGATTCGATGAGTATTACGCTGAAAGTAACCTGTGATGATGGCACGAGTAACTACCTCTGGGGCGGTGCGGGCGATGTAACAGATGTAGCCTGGGCTGAAATTGCCGGAACTGTCACTGTTCCAGATTGCACACTAACGGAAGCGTCACTTTACTTCGGTGGCCCAGCCCAGGAAGTGGATGTTTATCTGGATAATGTGCAAGTGGTGCTTGCCCAGTAA